The following proteins come from a genomic window of Alosa alosa isolate M-15738 ecotype Scorff River chromosome 2, AALO_Geno_1.1, whole genome shotgun sequence:
- the LOC125284985 gene encoding olfactory receptor 2AT4-like, translating into MLHENRTTIKEFILVGFPTLHPDYYGLVAFIFCIVYVITVVGNSFLVVTFVLEPSLHKPMYIIMLSLALSDIGFATVALPKIISRYWFDDKFVSFNVCFLQMGLIHSFGTLNSYIMGIMALDRYMAICLPLRYHMLMKNRTMTILNGFAWILSMAPVSISLTYIYMLPYCGPNRIYQCYCDEHSIRTQACADYSYETMISFTLAMLVLLIPLAFIVYTYVHIIISVLKISSSQSRWKTFSTCSTQICIISLYYLPRCTVYIFSMAGISMNQDTRITLILFYSLFPPLINPFIYCLRTKEIKLALARWFRMRNISKKFSIAAMPSMM; encoded by the coding sequence ATGCTACATGAAAACCGAACAACAATCAAAGAGTTTATCCTTGTGGGCTTTCCAACACTCCACCCTGACTATTATGGCCTGGTTGCATTTATATTTTGTATTGTGTATGTTATCACAGTTGTAGGGAACTCTTTTCTAGTTGTAACATTTGTGCTTGAGCCAAGCCTCCATAAACCGATGTACATTATCATGTTGAGTTTGGCTCTGTCTGACATAGGATTTGCCACTGTAGCTCTGCCTAAAATCATTTCAAGGTACTGGTTTGATGACAAATTTGTTTCATTCAATGTGTGCTTCTTGCAAATGGGACTGATTCACAGCTTTGGGACTCTGAACTCTTACATTATGGGGATTATGGCTTTGGATCGTTACATGGCCATATGTCTTCCTCTCAGATATCATATGCTGATGAAAAATCGCACTATGACCATCCTAAACGGTTTTGCCTGGATTCTATCCATGGCTCCTGTAAGTATCTCATTAACCTACATCTACATGCTTCCATATTGTGGGCCCAATCGAATCTATCAATGTTATTGTGATGAACATTCCATAAGGACCCAGGCATGTGCTGACTACAGTTATGAGACAATGATTTCTTTCACATTAGCTATGCTGGTGCTTTTGATACCCCTGGCTTTCATTGTCTACACTTATGTCCATATAATTATCAGTGTATTGAAAATATCCAGTTCACAGAGCCGATGGAAAACTTTCTCCACCTGcagcacacaaatatgcattatCAGTCTTTACTATCTACCACGCTGCACTGTCTATATTTTCAGCATGGCAGGTATCTCCATGAACCAAGATACCCGCATTACACTTATCCTCTTCTACAGTCTGTTTCCTCCTCTTATAAACCCCTTCATTTACTGCCTGAGAACAAAAGAGATCAAACTGGCACTGGCTCGCTGGTTTAGAATGAGGAATATTAGCAAGAAGTTCTCCATTGCTGCTATGCCTTCaatgatgtga
- the LOC125284977 gene encoding olfactory receptor 2AT4-like has translation MLHENRTIKEFILVGFPTLHPDYYGLVAFIFCIVYVITVVGNSFLVVTFVLEPSLHKPMYIIMLSLALSDIGFATVALPKIISRYWFDDKFVSFNVCFLQMGLIHSFGTLNSYIMGIMALDRYMAICLPLRYPMLMKNRTMTILNGFAWILSMAPVSISSTYTYMLPYCGPNRIYQCYCDQHSIMTQACADYSYEIMISFTLAMLVLLVPLAFIVYTYVHIIITVSKISSSQSRWKTFSTCSTQICIISLYYLPRCTVYIFNMAGISMNQDTRITLILFYSLFPPLINPFIYCLRTKEIKLALARWFRMRNISKKFSIAAMPSMM, from the coding sequence ATGCTACATGAAAACCGAACAATCAAAGAGTTTATCCTTGTGGGCTTTCCAACACTCCACCCTGACTATTATGGCCTGGTCGCATTTATATTTTGTATTGTGTATGTTATCACAGTTGTAGGGAACTCTTTTCTAGTTGTAACATTTGTGCTTGAGCCAAGCCTCCATAAACCGATGTACATTATCATGTTGAGTTTGGCTCTGTCTGATATAGGATTTGCCACTGTAGCTCTGCCTAAAATCATTTCAAGGTACTGGTTTGATGACAAATTTGTTTCCTTCAATGTGTGCTTCTTGCAAATGGGACTGATTCACAGCTTTGGGACTCTGAACTCTTACATTATGGGGATTATGGCTTTGGATCGTTACATGGCCATATGTCTTCCTCTCAGATATCCTATGCTGATGAAAAATCGCACTATGACCATCCTAAACGGTTTTGCCTGGATTCTATCCATGGCTCCTGTAAGTATCTCATCAACCTACACCTACATGCTTCCATATTGTGGGCCCAATCGAATCTATCAATGTTATTGTGATCAACATTCCATAATGACCCAAGCATGTGCTGACTACAGTTATGAGATAATGATTTCTTTCACATTAGCTATGCTGGTGCTTTTGGTACCTCTGGCTTTCATTGTCTACACTTATGTCCATATAATTATCACTGTATCGAAAATATCCAGTTCACAGAGTCGATGGAAAACTTTCTCCACCTGcagcacacaaatatgcattatCAGTCTTTACTATCTACCACGCTGCACTGTCTATATTTTCAACATGGCAGGTATCTCCATGAACCAAGATACCCGCATTACACTTATCCTTTTCTACAGTCTGTTTCCTCCTCTTATAAACCCCTTCATTTACTGCCTGAGAACAAAAGAGATCAAACTGGCACTGGCTCGCTGGTTTAGAATGAGGAATATTAGCAAGAAGTTCTCCATTGCTGCTATGCCTTCaatgatgtga